A genome region from Candidatus Cloacimonadota bacterium includes the following:
- a CDS encoding DEAD/DEAH box helicase, whose amino-acid sequence MNQNQNPEQIARDKIDKQLLSAGWDIQDKDSINWNKSKEIAVRNYYTQDGKEADYILFVNRKPVGVIEAKKEEEGFHLTSVEEQSTEYATSNLKYLNNEPLPFVYESTGTLTRFTDYHDPKPRSRPVFSFHKPETFIEWLKKDKTLRERFYDLPELNIEGLRDCQINAINNLDESFKNNKPRALIQMATGAGKTFTAITFIYRLLKFVDAKRILFLVDTRNLGEQAEQEFMAYQPNDDNRKFTELYNVQRLQSSYIATDSQVCISTIQRMYSILKGEELDEKMEEENPNESWQPKEPLPVIYNKNIPIEQFDFIVIDECHRSIYNLWKQVLEYFDVFLIGLTATPDKRTFGFFNENVVSEYSHEMAIADGVNVGYEVYTIDTKLTKKGAKLKAKQFVDIRNKLSRKKRWQQLDEDFEYSNKQLDNEVVNPSQIRNIIRAFKNSLPEIFPNRTEIPKTLIFAKTDSHADDIINIVREEFNEGNAFCKKMTYKSKENPKSVLAQFRNDYHPRIVVTVDMIATGTDVKPLECLLFMRDVKSKNYFEQMKGRGTRTLGCDDLKKVTPSVISAKTHF is encoded by the coding sequence TTGAACCAAAACCAAAATCCTGAGCAAATAGCGAGAGATAAAATAGATAAGCAACTACTGAGTGCTGGTTGGGACATCCAAGATAAAGATTCAATCAACTGGAATAAAAGCAAAGAAATTGCTGTTCGGAATTATTACACTCAAGACGGAAAAGAAGCTGATTATATCCTTTTTGTAAATCGTAAACCTGTTGGAGTTATTGAAGCAAAAAAAGAAGAAGAAGGTTTTCATTTAACATCTGTAGAAGAACAATCAACCGAATATGCAACCAGCAATCTGAAATATCTGAATAATGAACCTTTACCATTTGTTTATGAAAGCACAGGAACTTTGACAAGATTTACAGATTATCACGACCCAAAACCAAGATCGAGACCTGTTTTCAGTTTTCACAAACCTGAAACATTTATTGAATGGCTAAAAAAAGATAAAACTCTCAGAGAACGATTTTACGATCTTCCCGAATTAAATATTGAAGGCTTGCGAGATTGCCAGATCAACGCAATTAATAATCTCGATGAATCCTTCAAAAATAACAAACCACGAGCTTTGATTCAAATGGCAACAGGTGCAGGAAAAACTTTTACAGCAATTACTTTCATTTATCGTTTGCTCAAATTCGTAGATGCAAAAAGAATTCTGTTTCTGGTTGATACACGAAATCTCGGTGAACAAGCGGAACAAGAATTTATGGCTTATCAACCGAATGATGATAATAGAAAATTCACAGAATTGTATAATGTTCAAAGACTGCAATCTTCTTATATTGCTACCGATAGTCAGGTTTGCATCAGCACAATTCAAAGAATGTATTCCATTCTGAAAGGTGAAGAGCTTGATGAAAAAATGGAAGAAGAAAACCCAAACGAAAGCTGGCAACCAAAAGAACCGCTTCCTGTAATTTATAACAAAAACATTCCGATCGAACAATTTGATTTTATTGTAATTGATGAATGTCACCGTTCCATCTACAATCTTTGGAAACAGGTTCTGGAATATTTTGATGTTTTTCTGATTGGCTTAACCGCAACTCCCGACAAACGAACTTTCGGTTTTTTCAATGAAAATGTGGTTAGTGAATATTCCCACGAAATGGCAATTGCAGATGGTGTGAATGTTGGTTATGAAGTTTATACGATTGATACAAAATTGACCAAGAAAGGTGCAAAACTAAAAGCAAAACAATTTGTAGATATTCGCAATAAGTTATCTCGTAAAAAACGCTGGCAACAACTTGACGAAGATTTTGAATATTCCAATAAACAATTGGATAATGAAGTTGTAAACCCAAGCCAAATCAGAAATATTATCAGAGCCTTCAAAAACAGTTTACCGGAAATTTTTCCAAACAGAACTGAAATCCCCAAAACTCTTATCTTTGCAAAAACCGACAGTCACGCTGATGATATTATCAACATTGTGCGGGAAGAATTTAATGAAGGAAACGCATTTTGTAAAAAAATGACTTATAAATCAAAAGAAAATCCAAAATCCGTTTTAGCTCAATTTCGCAATGATTATCATCCGCGAATCGTGGTAACAGTTGATATGATCGCCACAGGAACAGATGTAAAACCTTTGGAATGTCTTCTTTTTATGCGGGATGTAAAAAGTAAAAATTATTTTGAGCAAATGAAAGGAAGAGGAACCAGAACTCTGGGTTGTGATGATCTGAAAAAAGTTACACCTTCGGTTATTTCCGCAAAAACGCATTTT